In the Ilumatobacteraceae bacterium genome, one interval contains:
- a CDS encoding amidohydrolase family protein, producing the protein MSSTSAAEIRRRLGHPIIDADGHFVEIGPILHDQIVTYVEEHGGTELRDLYLAGAAAPIDTAVNLADRQDPSIRERWRAMPSWWGWQCENTYDRASMHLPSLLNERLDEFGLDYALIYPSMSLSFLDLLNAELAAIVCQAVNEMHARTFAPYRDRMTVGALVPMSTPDIAVAGLEHAVGLGFKTAVIAGSVKRPIPAVHAADPSLDTIAYRLDTFGIDSEYDYDPFWRACVHHGISPVSHSSLQAHRVTRSISNYVYNHVGGLAAMHESLCKSLFMGGVTHRFPELRVGFLEGGVGWACSLYSDMLGHWEKRNAGQIGQLDPDTLDVDALMNYVDKYGDQEMHDKAAEIRAFFSRPAARPVMLDEFEPAHISKPEDLRDKFVPRFFFGCEADDPLIAWAFRDDVNPLGAKLQPLFGSDISHWDVPDMTEPVEEAYELVEHGLVTGDQFREFMFENAIKLHASSNPKFFEGTAVEAEAAKVIATM; encoded by the coding sequence ATGAGCTCTACCAGCGCCGCCGAGATCCGGCGTCGGCTCGGCCACCCGATCATCGACGCCGACGGCCATTTCGTCGAGATCGGTCCGATCCTCCACGACCAGATCGTCACCTACGTCGAAGAACACGGAGGGACCGAACTCCGGGATCTCTACCTCGCCGGTGCCGCTGCTCCGATCGACACGGCGGTGAACCTCGCCGACCGACAGGACCCGTCCATCCGCGAACGTTGGAGAGCGATGCCGTCCTGGTGGGGCTGGCAATGCGAGAACACCTACGACCGGGCGAGCATGCACCTCCCCTCGCTCCTGAACGAGCGGCTCGATGAGTTCGGTCTCGACTACGCCCTCATCTACCCCTCGATGAGCTTGTCGTTCCTCGACTTGCTCAATGCAGAACTGGCCGCGATCGTCTGCCAGGCGGTCAACGAAATGCACGCCCGGACCTTCGCCCCGTATCGCGACCGGATGACGGTCGGAGCGCTCGTGCCGATGAGCACCCCGGACATCGCGGTCGCCGGACTCGAGCACGCGGTCGGCCTCGGCTTCAAGACCGCGGTCATCGCCGGTTCGGTGAAACGCCCGATCCCAGCAGTTCACGCCGCGGATCCGAGCCTCGACACCATCGCGTACCGGCTCGACACCTTCGGTATCGACAGCGAGTACGACTACGACCCGTTCTGGCGGGCCTGTGTGCATCACGGCATCAGCCCCGTTTCACACAGTTCGCTGCAGGCCCACCGGGTCACCCGGTCGATCTCGAACTACGTGTACAACCACGTCGGTGGCCTCGCCGCGATGCACGAATCGCTCTGCAAGTCGTTGTTCATGGGTGGCGTCACGCACCGTTTCCCCGAGCTCAGAGTGGGCTTTCTCGAAGGCGGAGTCGGGTGGGCGTGCAGCCTGTACAGCGACATGCTCGGCCACTGGGAGAAGCGCAACGCCGGCCAGATCGGTCAGCTCGACCCCGACACCCTCGACGTCGATGCCCTCATGAACTATGTGGACAAGTACGGCGACCAGGAGATGCACGACAAGGCCGCCGAGATCAGAGCCTTCTTCTCTCGGCCCGCCGCCCGGCCGGTGATGCTGGACGAGTTCGAGCCGGCTCACATCTCCAAGCCGGAAGACCTTCGGGACAAGTTCGTGCCGCGCTTCTTCTTCGGTTGTGAGGCCGACGACCCGCTCATCGCCTGGGCGTTTCGCGATGACGTCAACCCGTTGGGCGCCAAGCTCCAGCCGCTGTTCGGTTCGGACATCTCTCACTGGGACGTGCCGGACATGACCGAACCGGTCGAGGAGGCCTATGAACTGGTCGAACACGGTCTCGTGACGGGCGATCAGTTCCGCGAGTTCATGTTCGAGAACGCGATCAAACTCCACGCCTCATCCAACCCGAAGTTCTTCGAAGGGACCGCTGTCGAGGCGGAGGCCGCCAAGGTCATCGCGACCATGTGA
- a CDS encoding ABC transporter permease, with the protein MVNRPADSGSALAAEDVTIADELPERLEGRRLRSFLRNRAALISLVVLVAVVVSALAAPWLTGLDPNKNELRLVFADPLTQCGDDLCSQAGRRWLGTDDIGRDILSRLLHGSRVSLLVGLGSVLASLVVALPVGMLAGYVGGKLDWLMMRLVDIVLSIPPLILVFAVAGVLGASLRNAIIALGVYFTPLFIRLIRSEVLRMRTSQLVESERAVGVPNWYILGRHVLPNISSSLIVQVSLAIGTAIIAEASLSFLGLGVQAPQSSWGIMLRSAFEFISREPWMILPPSLMIAATVLSLNLIGDGLRDALGRVR; encoded by the coding sequence ATGGTGAACCGACCTGCCGACTCCGGAAGCGCTCTTGCTGCCGAGGACGTGACCATCGCGGACGAGCTGCCCGAACGCCTCGAGGGACGGCGTCTCCGCTCCTTCCTGCGCAATCGTGCTGCGCTGATCTCCCTGGTCGTGCTCGTGGCGGTCGTCGTGAGCGCTCTCGCTGCTCCGTGGCTGACCGGGCTCGACCCGAACAAGAACGAGCTCCGGCTCGTCTTCGCCGACCCCCTCACCCAATGTGGGGACGATCTGTGCTCCCAGGCCGGGAGGCGTTGGCTCGGCACCGATGACATCGGACGGGACATTCTCAGTCGGTTGCTGCACGGGTCGCGGGTGTCACTCCTGGTCGGTCTGGGCTCGGTGCTCGCCTCGCTGGTCGTTGCCCTCCCCGTCGGAATGCTCGCCGGCTACGTCGGCGGCAAACTCGACTGGTTGATGATGCGTTTGGTCGACATCGTGCTCAGCATCCCGCCGTTGATCCTGGTGTTCGCCGTGGCGGGTGTGCTCGGCGCGAGTCTCCGCAACGCGATCATCGCGCTCGGTGTGTACTTCACGCCGCTCTTCATCCGATTGATCCGATCGGAGGTCCTCCGAATGCGCACGAGCCAACTCGTCGAGAGCGAGCGGGCGGTCGGCGTACCGAACTGGTACATCCTCGGTCGTCATGTCCTTCCCAACATCTCGTCGTCATTGATCGTGCAGGTGTCGCTCGCCATCGGCACCGCGATCATCGCCGAGGCGAGCCTGAGCTTCCTGGGTCTCGGGGTGCAGGCGCCACAGTCGAGCTGGGGCATCATGCTCCGGTCCGCATTCGAGTTCATCTCGCGGGAGCCCTGGATGATCCTGCCGCCGAGTCTGATGATCGCTGCCACCGTCCTGTCGCTGAATCTCATCGGTGACGGGCTGCGCGACGCGTTGGGCAGGGTTCGATGA
- a CDS encoding ABC transporter ATP-binding protein translates to MTHDDQLPPTSPEPAEPSRTALLELDHVSLALPTETGMVGILDDVSFRIHPGEMVGLAGESGSGKTMTALSIMRLLPERHQLDGRILFEGHDLATMTASNIRSLRGRDIAMIFQEPMSSLHPSWTVGEQIAESVRAHEHVGRKAAWARAVEMLRLVDIPNPELRAKQYPFQFSGGMQQRVMIAMALVCRPKLLIADEPTTALDVTVQAQIIELIRGLGDEFGMAVLFVTHDLGVLAGLTERLIIMYGGQVAEIAATEDMFDRPKHPYTEALIRTAPHPDLKGHRLETIPGSPPHPGRLPTGCRFQPRCQYQDEICRTEAVPIERVGDRQAVRCHHHDELELRATVERSER, encoded by the coding sequence ATGACGCACGACGACCAACTCCCGCCGACCTCCCCCGAGCCGGCCGAACCGTCGCGCACCGCGCTCCTCGAGCTCGATCATGTCTCGCTCGCTCTGCCGACCGAGACCGGCATGGTCGGAATTCTCGACGACGTCTCGTTCCGTATCCACCCGGGAGAGATGGTCGGACTCGCCGGTGAGAGCGGCTCGGGCAAGACGATGACGGCGCTGTCGATCATGCGTTTGCTGCCTGAGCGCCATCAACTCGATGGTCGGATCCTGTTCGAGGGCCATGATCTCGCGACGATGACGGCGTCGAACATCCGGTCGCTCCGGGGTCGTGACATCGCGATGATCTTCCAGGAACCGATGTCGAGCCTGCATCCGTCGTGGACCGTCGGTGAACAGATTGCCGAATCCGTCAGGGCCCATGAGCACGTGGGTCGGAAGGCCGCGTGGGCCCGTGCGGTCGAGATGCTTCGACTCGTCGACATTCCGAATCCCGAACTCCGGGCCAAGCAGTATCCGTTCCAGTTCTCCGGTGGAATGCAGCAGCGCGTGATGATCGCAATGGCGCTGGTGTGTCGGCCCAAGCTGCTCATCGCCGACGAGCCGACCACGGCGCTGGATGTCACCGTCCAGGCGCAGATCATCGAGCTCATCCGAGGGCTCGGCGATGAATTCGGTATGGCGGTGTTGTTCGTCACCCATGATCTCGGTGTGCTCGCCGGGCTCACCGAGCGGCTGATCATCATGTACGGCGGCCAGGTCGCCGAGATCGCAGCGACCGAGGACATGTTCGATCGTCCGAAGCATCCGTACACCGAAGCGCTGATCCGTACGGCTCCCCATCCCGACCTCAAGGGTCACCGGCTCGAGACCATTCCGGGATCGCCGCCCCACCCCGGTCGACTCCCGACTGGCTGCCGGTTCCAGCCACGATGTCAGTACCAGGATGAGATCTGCCGGACCGAGGCCGTGCCGATCGAACGCGTCGGTGACCGCCAAGCGGTGCGATGCCATCACCACGACGAACTCGAACTCAGGGCCACCGTCGAGCGGAGCGAGCGATGA
- a CDS encoding MFS transporter, translated as MAPEPALASPRRRPGPLRLALLEPNFTPYLIGTLLSTCGTWFQNIAQTLLVYRLTGSVFLVGVVNAAQFLGVFVVGPWAGVAADRWDRRRLLLGTQSVAAAITLILAAASAADQASIPLIVVVALALGLAQAFSVPAMLSLVPQLVPDDCVGAAVALNVATFNTARAIGPVLGAVVVSAFGVSAAFAINALSFVALACALMVVKPSERPGRPDRRRARLRDTVRSVAARSSIARVFVVATAASFAVDPVTTLSPEFATEIFERSDTLVGWIVGVFGCGAVVAALFVSGRPLASDRGLGRTALALVVSMGAFAVSSALWFALVAMFAAGCSFIALTTASLTRIQRTTPADEHGRLMALWAISFMGSRPIAGIVDGALATPFGVRVTTLLVIIPVAWAGGWLAVRGDATTPQPSQ; from the coding sequence ATGGCGCCTGAGCCTGCGCTCGCTTCGCCGCGTCGTCGTCCAGGCCCGCTCCGACTCGCGCTCCTCGAACCGAACTTCACGCCCTACCTGATCGGCACGCTGCTCTCGACCTGCGGCACGTGGTTCCAGAACATCGCGCAGACACTGCTGGTGTACCGCCTCACCGGGTCGGTTTTCCTGGTCGGCGTCGTCAACGCGGCCCAGTTCCTCGGGGTCTTCGTGGTCGGACCCTGGGCCGGAGTCGCCGCCGACCGTTGGGATCGACGCCGGCTGCTCCTGGGTACTCAATCGGTCGCAGCCGCGATCACGCTCATACTCGCGGCTGCATCTGCAGCAGATCAGGCCAGCATTCCGCTGATCGTCGTCGTGGCACTGGCGCTCGGACTCGCGCAGGCGTTCAGCGTGCCGGCGATGCTGTCGCTCGTGCCGCAGCTCGTCCCCGACGACTGCGTCGGTGCCGCGGTGGCTCTCAACGTGGCCACGTTCAACACGGCGCGCGCCATCGGACCTGTCCTCGGTGCCGTCGTTGTCTCCGCGTTCGGGGTCAGCGCGGCGTTCGCGATCAACGCGCTGTCGTTCGTCGCGCTTGCTTGCGCCCTGATGGTCGTCAAGCCGAGCGAACGACCCGGCCGGCCGGACCGCAGGCGGGCGCGGCTGCGCGACACGGTTCGTTCGGTGGCGGCCCGCTCATCGATCGCCCGAGTCTTCGTGGTCGCAACGGCAGCGTCGTTCGCTGTCGACCCGGTGACGACCCTGTCACCCGAGTTCGCCACCGAGATCTTCGAGCGCTCCGACACCTTGGTGGGTTGGATCGTCGGCGTGTTCGGCTGCGGTGCCGTCGTTGCCGCGTTGTTCGTGTCGGGTCGCCCCCTCGCATCGGATCGCGGACTGGGTCGTACGGCGTTGGCGCTGGTCGTCTCGATGGGTGCGTTCGCGGTCAGTAGCGCGCTGTGGTTCGCCCTCGTCGCCATGTTCGCCGCAGGCTGCTCGTTCATCGCCTTGACCACGGCGTCGCTGACGAGGATCCAGCGGACGACACCTGCCGACGAACACGGTCGTCTAATGGCACTCTGGGCGATCTCGTTCATGGGCTCGCGCCCGATTGCCGGCATCGTGGACGGCGCACTCGCGACCCCGTTCGGCGTGCGGGTGACCACGTTGCTCGTGATCATTCCCGTTGCGTGGGCGGGCGGTTGGCTCGCGGTGCGGGGGGACGCGACGACGCCCCAACCGTCGCAGTGA
- a CDS encoding aldolase/citrate lyase family protein: MSPKQSARPLRTALFTAGSDEAELAACMSHGADAVVIDIEEPRTPFPESERERTRGLVRDFLDDAPTGPESPLLFVRVQPIDSGHTLRDLNAVMRPSLYGILLPKVQSSHDVIAASALLDGVEVETGRERGSTAIYPILETARAINNAYEIGAASERVAYMGGAVSRFGDIHQAIGFRWTPEGRESLYLRSKALIDARAAGVLWPISGMWGGDLDDTEGYRRWALELRDLGYRGMMIGDPSLIEIAHEVFTPSEDEIAYWSDLDRLASEAEDHDTGPITYGDANQGEGHVVHIAHVGSARMNLDWARQLGATDR; this comes from the coding sequence ATGAGCCCGAAGCAATCCGCACGTCCGCTCCGCACGGCGCTCTTCACCGCCGGCAGCGACGAGGCCGAACTCGCCGCATGCATGTCCCACGGCGCCGACGCCGTCGTGATCGACATCGAAGAACCACGCACACCGTTTCCCGAGTCCGAGCGTGAGCGCACCCGAGGCCTGGTCCGCGACTTCCTCGACGATGCGCCGACCGGGCCGGAGTCGCCGTTGCTGTTCGTGCGGGTGCAACCGATCGACAGCGGCCACACGCTCCGCGATCTCAACGCCGTGATGCGTCCCTCCCTCTACGGCATCCTGCTCCCCAAGGTGCAGTCGTCCCACGACGTCATCGCGGCATCGGCGCTCCTCGACGGTGTCGAGGTGGAAACCGGCCGTGAGCGCGGATCAACGGCGATCTATCCGATTCTCGAGACCGCTCGAGCGATCAACAACGCGTACGAGATCGGCGCGGCGTCCGAACGGGTCGCCTACATGGGTGGGGCGGTGTCGCGGTTCGGCGACATTCATCAGGCAATCGGATTCCGCTGGACGCCCGAGGGGCGCGAGTCGTTGTACCTTCGGTCGAAGGCGTTGATCGATGCGAGAGCCGCGGGTGTCCTCTGGCCGATCAGCGGGATGTGGGGCGGTGACCTCGACGACACGGAGGGGTACCGTCGATGGGCGCTCGAACTCCGCGATCTCGGCTATCGCGGGATGATGATCGGCGACCCTTCCCTGATCGAGATCGCGCACGAGGTCTTCACTCCCAGCGAGGACGAGATCGCCTACTGGAGCGACCTCGACCGGTTGGCGAGCGAAGCCGAAGACCACGACACCGGGCCGATCACCTACGGCGATGCCAATCAGGGCGAAGGGCACGTCGTACACATCGCGCATGTCGGATCTGCTCGCATGAACCTCGATTGGGCGCGTCAACTCGGCGCGACGGATCGGTGA
- a CDS encoding GntR family transcriptional regulator, which produces MTNSSPDVRAQLRQPRIAEMVADVLRKRIISGELPDNSTLPKQEELIDEFNVSKPSVREALRILETEGLITVLRGNTGGAVVHVPRSGSAAYMLGLVLQAKHVKLRDLGAALKYIEPLCSSLCAMRDDRAETVVPRLRERHEAAIALRDTDPVGFTDAMRDFHEEMVAHCGNETMIQLVGALESLWTSHERQWARKRASDGDFPQPPVRSTSLKVHAKMIDLIEQGKADAVEKLARQHLEESIFYASSDGDRPIDADSLK; this is translated from the coding sequence GTGACCAACTCCAGCCCGGATGTCCGGGCTCAGCTCCGCCAGCCCCGGATCGCCGAGATGGTCGCAGATGTACTGCGCAAGCGGATCATCTCGGGCGAGCTCCCCGACAACTCGACGCTTCCCAAGCAGGAAGAACTGATCGACGAGTTCAACGTCTCGAAGCCGTCGGTGCGAGAAGCGCTGCGGATTCTCGAGACCGAAGGCCTCATCACCGTGCTGCGCGGCAACACCGGCGGCGCCGTCGTGCATGTGCCCCGGAGCGGGAGTGCCGCGTACATGCTGGGATTGGTGCTCCAGGCCAAGCACGTGAAGCTCCGAGACCTCGGCGCGGCCCTCAAGTACATCGAGCCCCTGTGCAGCTCGCTCTGTGCGATGCGCGACGATCGAGCGGAAACGGTCGTGCCCCGCCTGCGCGAACGGCATGAGGCGGCGATCGCTCTTCGCGACACAGATCCCGTCGGGTTCACTGATGCGATGCGCGATTTCCACGAAGAGATGGTGGCGCATTGCGGCAACGAGACGATGATCCAGCTCGTGGGCGCGCTCGAATCGCTCTGGACGTCCCACGAACGGCAGTGGGCGCGCAAACGCGCCTCGGACGGCGACTTCCCGCAGCCTCCGGTCCGCTCGACCTCGCTCAAGGTCCACGCCAAGATGATCGATCTCATCGAACAGGGGAAGGCCGATGCCGTGGAAAAACTGGCCCGCCAACACCTCGAGGAGTCGATCTTCTACGCGTCCAGCGACGGCGACAGGCCGATCGACGCCGACAGCTTGAAGTAG
- a CDS encoding acetyl-CoA C-acetyltransferase — translation MPEAYIIDAVRTPVGRRGGGLAEIHPADLGGHSIAALIDRTGIDPGTVDDVILGNVDSIGPQAGCIARTAWLAAGLPDHVPGTTVDRQCGSAQQAVHFASQAVMSGTMELVVAGGVQNMSMIPISAAMTAGQALGFDDPFTGSTGWTTRYGSGDVSQFTGAEMMADRWEISRRQMEDFAVESHRRAIDARSSGRFEAEIAPIAGVSDDEGPREPDIERIRSLRTLVEGGRITAATSSQISDASAALLIAGERAVERYGLEPRARIHHLSVMADDPIMMLSAPIPATKRALERTGLTPDDIDLVEINEAFAPVVLAWLAETGFDHERVNVNGGAIALGHPLGATGARLMTTLLHELERTGGRFGLQTMCEGGGQANVTIIENLRR, via the coding sequence ATGCCAGAGGCCTACATCATCGACGCAGTCCGCACCCCGGTCGGTCGGCGCGGCGGCGGACTCGCCGAGATCCACCCGGCAGATCTCGGCGGTCATTCCATCGCGGCGCTCATCGATCGTACGGGGATCGATCCGGGAACCGTCGATGACGTGATCCTGGGCAATGTCGACTCGATCGGGCCACAGGCCGGATGTATCGCACGGACCGCCTGGCTGGCGGCCGGACTGCCCGATCACGTCCCGGGAACGACGGTCGACCGCCAGTGCGGTTCGGCACAGCAGGCGGTCCACTTCGCCTCGCAGGCGGTGATGAGCGGCACGATGGAACTGGTCGTCGCCGGCGGTGTCCAGAACATGTCGATGATTCCGATCTCTGCCGCGATGACCGCCGGCCAGGCGCTCGGCTTCGACGACCCGTTCACCGGGTCGACCGGCTGGACCACTCGATACGGCAGTGGCGACGTGAGCCAGTTCACCGGCGCCGAGATGATGGCGGACCGCTGGGAGATCAGCCGCCGGCAGATGGAGGACTTCGCTGTCGAGTCACACCGCCGGGCCATCGACGCACGGTCATCCGGCCGATTCGAGGCCGAGATCGCGCCGATCGCAGGGGTGTCGGACGACGAGGGCCCACGAGAGCCCGACATCGAACGCATCCGCTCACTGCGTACCCTCGTCGAGGGCGGCCGCATCACGGCCGCGACGTCGAGCCAGATCTCGGATGCATCCGCAGCCCTGCTGATCGCGGGTGAGCGAGCAGTCGAACGGTATGGCCTCGAACCTCGGGCGCGCATCCATCACCTCTCCGTGATGGCAGACGATCCGATCATGATGTTGTCCGCACCGATCCCTGCGACGAAGCGAGCGCTCGAGCGGACCGGGCTGACACCGGACGACATCGATCTGGTCGAGATCAACGAGGCCTTCGCCCCGGTCGTCCTCGCGTGGCTGGCCGAGACCGGTTTCGACCACGAGCGGGTCAACGTCAACGGCGGAGCGATCGCGTTGGGGCACCCGCTCGGCGCCACCGGCGCCCGCCTCATGACCACGTTGCTCCACGAACTCGAGCGGACCGGTGGGCGGTTCGGACTCCAGACCATGTGCGAGGGCGGAGGCCAGGCGAACGTCACGATCATCGAGAACCTCCGCCGCTGA
- a CDS encoding TIGR03619 family F420-dependent LLM class oxidoreductase codes for MTGHPVPRLGIHLQNFQEDDHPDWARLLANAEAADRSGIDKLVVSDHVAFGERLDEYARPEVGGVAGGRQPTGPDGHWLEPVTLMSFLAGRTTNVRFASHVLLAALRRPIVLAKSLSTLDVLADGRIDIGVGVGWQREEYDAAGLPFDDRGRLLDECLDLCTTMWRDRAATITAGDATVERIHQMPKPVQPGGVPIWISGRVSRRVARRLVRFGTGWIPWGDDADDLATSLPRLRRMMTDEGGDPGGLRVVGNLPTQTGADGSRDVPSTMAVAEQLVDAGATDLVARLPVAASESAEEVFGLWAEAFHRRFRT; via the coding sequence ATGACCGGGCATCCTGTTCCTCGGCTGGGGATTCATCTCCAGAATTTCCAGGAGGACGACCACCCTGACTGGGCCCGACTCCTGGCCAATGCCGAAGCGGCGGATCGCAGCGGGATCGACAAGTTGGTCGTGTCCGACCACGTCGCATTCGGTGAGCGGCTCGATGAGTACGCCCGGCCGGAAGTCGGCGGTGTTGCCGGTGGCCGACAGCCGACGGGACCCGACGGGCATTGGCTGGAGCCCGTCACCTTGATGTCGTTCCTCGCTGGACGCACGACCAACGTTCGTTTCGCTTCACATGTCCTGTTGGCGGCACTGCGGCGCCCGATCGTGCTCGCCAAATCGCTGTCGACACTCGACGTGCTCGCCGACGGTCGAATCGACATCGGGGTCGGCGTCGGCTGGCAGCGTGAGGAGTACGACGCGGCCGGCCTCCCGTTCGACGACCGGGGGCGACTGCTCGACGAGTGTCTCGACCTCTGCACCACGATGTGGCGGGATCGGGCGGCGACGATCACCGCTGGTGACGCGACGGTCGAGCGCATCCACCAGATGCCCAAGCCGGTTCAGCCAGGAGGCGTGCCGATCTGGATCAGCGGGCGGGTGTCCCGTCGCGTCGCACGACGGCTCGTTCGGTTCGGGACCGGATGGATTCCATGGGGCGACGACGCGGACGATCTCGCGACCAGCCTCCCACGACTGCGTCGGATGATGACGGACGAAGGAGGAGATCCCGGTGGACTGCGGGTCGTCGGCAACCTCCCCACCCAGACCGGCGCCGACGGCTCCCGGGATGTGCCGTCGACGATGGCCGTCGCCGAGCAGCTCGTCGATGCCGGCGCCACCGACCTCGTGGCGCGCCTACCGGTCGCTGCGTCCGAATCGGCCGAGGAAGTCTTCGGACTGTGGGCCGAAGCATTCCATCGTCGCTTCAGGACCTGA
- a CDS encoding ABC transporter ATP-binding protein gives MSAHDRTSDVNASGNDALLELIGVRKVFKSGARSDPDAVAVDSVDLTVRPGESVGLVGESGSGKSTLGRLALRLLEPDAGQIVFDGRDITNVKGGELRRLRSEMQAVFQDISGSLNSKLTVGQLLSEPLRFHRDVARNERMPIAEELLGMVGLDRHHLGRYPYELSGGQRQRISLARALAVEPRLLVLDEPVSALDVSTQSQAINLLSDLQERLGVAYLFIAHDLFVVHHVSHRIAVMYLGAIGELGTAAQVYGHPRHPYTQALLSAIPHPDPTIERSRRRILLTGEVPSPTAVPSGCRFHTRCPYAMDVCRHEVPPVLNFDDGGTVACHLHTTGPKLEGDTVDVLIDSPSGFAPANVVS, from the coding sequence ATGAGCGCACACGACCGAACGAGCGATGTGAACGCTTCGGGCAACGATGCGCTGCTCGAACTGATCGGTGTCCGCAAAGTGTTCAAGTCCGGTGCTCGGAGCGATCCGGACGCAGTCGCGGTCGACTCGGTCGACCTCACCGTTCGACCAGGCGAGAGTGTCGGACTCGTCGGCGAGAGCGGTTCGGGCAAATCGACCCTGGGACGCCTGGCGCTCCGCCTGCTCGAGCCCGACGCCGGCCAGATCGTCTTCGACGGCCGTGACATCACCAACGTCAAGGGGGGCGAGCTCCGACGGCTCCGCTCGGAGATGCAAGCCGTCTTCCAGGACATCAGCGGATCACTCAACTCCAAGCTCACGGTGGGGCAGCTCCTGTCCGAGCCGCTCCGTTTCCACCGCGACGTCGCTCGGAACGAACGCATGCCGATCGCCGAGGAACTCCTCGGCATGGTCGGACTCGACCGGCACCACCTCGGTCGCTACCCCTACGAGCTGTCGGGCGGGCAGCGGCAACGCATCAGCCTTGCTCGGGCACTGGCGGTCGAACCTCGACTGCTGGTCCTCGACGAGCCGGTCAGTGCGCTCGACGTGTCGACGCAGTCGCAGGCGATCAACCTGCTGAGCGATCTCCAAGAACGTCTCGGTGTCGCATACCTGTTCATCGCGCACGACCTGTTCGTCGTGCACCATGTCAGCCATCGGATCGCCGTGATGTACCTCGGCGCGATCGGCGAGCTCGGCACGGCTGCGCAGGTCTACGGTCATCCACGCCATCCGTACACGCAGGCGCTCCTGTCGGCGATCCCACACCCCGATCCCACGATCGAGCGGTCGCGGCGTCGGATCCTGCTCACCGGCGAGGTGCCGAGTCCGACCGCGGTACCGTCCGGCTGTCGCTTCCACACTCGTTGCCCCTACGCGATGGACGTCTGCCGGCACGAGGTGCCGCCGGTGTTGAACTTCGATGACGGCGGCACGGTCGCGTGCCACCTCCACACGACCGGACCCAAGCTGGAAGGCGACACCGTCGACGTGCTCATCGACTCACCCAGTGGATTCGCCCCGGCGAACGTCGTGTCATGA
- a CDS encoding ABC transporter permease, whose amino-acid sequence MIWRRLLAIIPLVLVVSFLVFLLTVFLPGDEAVTLAGENASAERVEEIRQALGLDEPLPVRYVEWVGNAVQGDLGRSLFTKREVTAEIASRWIVTLQLVIGSLVLALLVGVPAGIIAGRSKGKWPDRVATLFASFGVAVPSFVVGLWLIVVFAAWLDLVPFAGFVAFGESPTEWAKRMILPMFALSGVMIAELTRQIRAGLVDTLETDYIRTARAKGLPERTVVNKHALRVAISPALAVVSVNVARSFGGAVVIEQVFALPGLGRLTVNAIIQRDLPILQGVIPIAVLVAVVMTLISDVINMKLNPRLRFESK is encoded by the coding sequence ATGATCTGGCGCCGCCTCCTGGCGATCATCCCACTCGTTCTCGTCGTCTCGTTCCTCGTGTTCCTGCTGACGGTCTTCCTGCCAGGGGACGAGGCCGTCACCCTCGCGGGTGAGAATGCGAGCGCCGAGCGAGTCGAGGAGATCCGCCAGGCGCTCGGACTCGATGAGCCGCTGCCCGTCCGCTACGTCGAGTGGGTGGGCAACGCGGTGCAGGGCGACCTCGGCCGCTCGCTGTTCACCAAGCGCGAGGTCACGGCCGAGATCGCATCCCGATGGATCGTGACGCTCCAACTCGTGATCGGGTCGCTCGTGCTCGCATTGTTGGTCGGTGTGCCGGCAGGCATCATCGCCGGTCGATCCAAAGGCAAGTGGCCGGATCGCGTCGCGACGTTGTTCGCCAGTTTCGGTGTTGCGGTGCCGAGTTTCGTCGTCGGGTTGTGGTTGATCGTGGTCTTCGCGGCTTGGCTCGATCTCGTTCCGTTCGCCGGATTCGTGGCGTTCGGTGAGAGCCCGACCGAATGGGCCAAGCGCATGATCCTGCCGATGTTCGCTCTGAGCGGCGTGATGATCGCCGAACTGACCCGTCAGATCCGGGCCGGACTGGTGGACACGCTCGAGACCGACTACATCCGCACCGCCCGGGCGAAGGGACTCCCGGAGCGAACCGTGGTCAACAAGCACGCGCTCCGGGTCGCGATTTCGCCGGCGCTCGCCGTGGTCAGTGTCAACGTCGCCCGATCGTTCGGTGGTGCGGTCGTCATCGAGCAGGTGTTCGCGCTGCCCGGCCTCGGGCGGTTGACGGTCAACGCGATCATCCAACGAGACCTCCCGATCCTGCAGGGGGTCATTCCGATCGCGGTGCTCGTCGCAGTGGTGATGACGTTGATCTCCGACGTGATCAACATGAAACTCAATCCGCGCCTGCGGTTCGAATCGAAGTAG